GAAGTCTAACTTCATATGTGTGCAAGTTATAAAATACCAACCTTCATTTACCTGTGGTATATACAGCACAAGCTTGAGATGGCAAAAATTCGAGCAGTCACAATGCTCCGACAACTACCAATCAATTCTATATTTGTATTGTATAAATTTAATAGATAACTTTCTGGTCTATAAAGACACACACAGTATGACTGTAATATTAATGAAATTTATATTCAAGCTCGATTAAGGTAGAGTGTGTTGATTATAATGCAAAGCAAGAATTTTAGCGCCCGCATTCATCAAAACGCTTTCTATGCGCATAAATATCCATGTATCATCACATTTTGCGAATTCACATAAATTTTTTGAGAGTTTTCACATAAAGATAGATAAGGTTTGTTCTTGATATTGTGTAAATATTTGTGGTGTTGTAAGAGCGCACCAAAGCTTGATGGATCCGTAGACCATTGACTCCTTCTTTGAAACGATCTTAGTACGCCGTGTCATTCTGCCTAAATGATGTCGCGTGTTACTATTATCTCTCTCGATAGATACTGTGCCAGACTTGCCAATCGTATGACGCTTTTTTGGTAAAACTTTAGAAAAAGCATTCCAATCATCCGTATAAAAATGACATTCTTTCAGATGACTCACTTTGTCGTAGAGCTTTTGGAATGTTGCAGTATCACGATTGCCTGTAACCCATGCAACAGTTCTCCTTGTGCTACGATCAACCGCCTTGATGATCCAAAGCTTGTTTTTTTTGAACCAATAAAATGCCACATCTCGTCAAATTCCATCTCCATAATATCCGAAGAGATGATTGGCTCCTGAGTCTTGTTCATCGCCTCTACTAACCAGCGATAAATTATGGACGGTGAGTGTCCTAATATCCTGCCTAACATAGAAAAAGAGGCCTTGCCAAGGCTATATAGCATAACACATAGTGCTTTCTTAACGGCTGTTTGAGGCTTTTTGCGCAGATCGCCCTCAACAAAATTTAGAAGGCATGATCTGCACTTATAACGCTGTACACCCCTCACAATGCCGTTTTTTATAAAGCTATCGGAACCACATCCCTTACAACAAACCATAAAACCACCATTTAGTTCTTAAAACAGTGATCATATCATATCTCTATCTAATTGTGAAAACTCTCAATTTTTTAAATCTTTGCGCATATTCTCGAATATAACAAGCCCGCCTATTTAGAATTTATGAATTTTTCCTAGATTTAATTTATTATCTTGAGATTTGCCAAAAAAAGCTTTACAAGACTAGCAATCAATAAATTTTTCGGTCAAATACCATGAGCTATACAAAAACTTTCGACGAAAGTGGCGGATTTATATCACAATCTTTCGATCATATTAAGCATTTTCTCTCTTATGTGGATGCTGCCGTATCAATACCTCCATTTATTTTACCTGTGGTAAACAACTCCATTCTCCCTGGATGTGACATCTATTGTAAGTCAAGTTTGAATTTTTGTAGAGCTAGACTAGGCAATAGTGAATTCTGCATGGAGAGATATATTGAATGCGAATTAGAATGTGGATGGCATGCTTGGGATCTATAATTTTAGCCACCGTTTTCATAGCTAATACTTACTACTTTCCAGCTTTACTTACTTTCAGCCACATATACCTCGGGCAGATAAAGAGTTTGTATTTAACTTGCATGCATACGAAGTTATACTTCAAAAAGAGCTAGGAAGAGTGCTAAGCAGTGTGTATAAATCAATACATAATGAGCAAACTGTAAGGCTCCAATTTTGAAAATTCTAACTGGGTATGTATTATGAAGTCGCCTGCATCATAACGCTTGAAACGCAAGGTTTATATTGGTTACAAGTAATTATGGCGCACCGAAAGTCCAGCAAGAAAAGTAGCAAAGTTACCAAAAACCTTATGGATTTTATTAGATACTATTGGCAAATATCTGACAAATAATCTATAGAATAACAACGTCTTGTGCTGAATAATATACTTTTTTCACATTATATTCTCTATTCATCGATAAGGAAAAATACTATAATTTAACTTTCCGCAAAAATTTATTTGCAAGAGGCAAAATCAATTTTTGACGGATAAACTGCCTAAACTGCAATCGAGTTTTAAGAAGAAGGTATATTGAAACGTTGTTACGGTACGAATCATGGACTACAGGTTGCTATATTGTTTGATTTTTTTGCGTAGTGTAGCAATAGAAATTCCAAGTACGCTTGCTGCTGCATTATGATCTTTTTCGTAAAACTTGAGGGCATTTGATATAGCACGCTTTTCTATTTCCTCAAGGGTGCCATCAAGCGTAGTGTGTTTCTTTCGTTTGACAGGCGTTAGCTCAATGTCACTTGCATCGATTAAATCTGCTCTTGTTATAAGAAGGGCTCTGTGTACTATATTCTCAAGTTCTCTTATATTACCAGGCCATTCGTAGTTGGATAACTTATCATATGCACTATTTGAAAATTTCTTAGGCGTAATTCCATTTATCTTTGCATATTTAGCCATAAAGTGATCTGCAAGTATTGGAATATCTTCAATTCTATCTCGAAGATCTGGCAGTACCACGTTGATAACGTTCAATCTATAAAATAGATCTTCTCTAAATCTTCCAGCTTTCACTTCTTCAAGCAGATTCCTATTTGAAGTAGATATAACTCTTACATCTAGCTTCATAACCTTATTGCTTCCGATGCGAGATATTTCTCTTTCTTGCAATACTCTTAGAAGCTTTGCTTGCAGGCGAAGATCCATCTCACTTATCTCATCTAACAGGATGGTACTATGATTTGCTTCTTCAAACTTGCCCACTCTTTTCTCAAGCGCGCCAGTAAATGCACCTTTATCATGGCCAAATAATTCGGATTCCAGTAAATGCTCAGGAATTGCTGCGCAATTCAATGCGATAAGACTATTTTCTTTTCTATTGCTATTTTGATGTATGAATCTTGCAATTAATTCTTTTCCAGTGCCGGAATTTCCGGTAATAAGAACTGTTGCGCTTGAATCTGCAATTCTTGAGACAACATCCATAACATGCATAAAACTTTCAGATTTATAAACTATTTCATGATTCTTAGGTGTTGCAACAGCAGCGAAAACTGCTGCTATTAATTCCTCTTGCGGGGGAAGAGGTATATATTCTACTGCTCCAGATTTGATTGCTTTTGCCGCAACTTCAGGGCTGCAGTTTATTCCACATGCTACAACTGCTGTACATAT
This region of Candidatus Lariskella endosymbiont of Epinotia ramella genomic DNA includes:
- a CDS encoding IS1 family transposase, whose amino-acid sequence is MIKAVDRSTRRTVAWVTGNRDTATFQKLYDKVSHLKECHFYTDDWNAFSKVLPKKRHTIGKSGTVSIERDNSNTRHHLGRMTRRTKIVSKKESMVYGSIKLWCALTTPQIFTQYQEQTLSIFM
- a CDS encoding sigma-54 dependent transcriptional regulator; this translates as MRLMIIGGLEGQLIEASKIASKQGAKVFHTPSIDVALHSMRSGKGADLIMADVSIDIELLCKSLVAERICTAVVACGINCSPEVAAKAIKSGAVEYIPLPPQEELIAAVFAAVATPKNHEIVYKSESFMHVMDVVSRIADSSATVLITGNSGTGKELIARFIHQNSNRKENSLIALNCAAIPEHLLESELFGHDKGAFTGALEKRVGKFEEANHSTILLDEISEMDLRLQAKLLRVLQEREISRIGSNKVMKLDVRVISTSNRNLLEEVKAGRFREDLFYRLNVINVVLPDLRDRIEDIPILADHFMAKYAKINGITPKKFSNSAYDKLSNYEWPGNIRELENIVHRALLITRADLIDASDIELTPVKRKKHTTLDGTLEEIEKRAISNALKFYEKDHNAAASVLGISIATLRKKIKQYSNL